A genomic stretch from Arthrobacter sp. KBS0702 includes:
- a CDS encoding phosphoenolpyruvate carboxykinase (GTP), producing MGDLARLPLLEKAPTTHAGLLAWVEEVAELTQPDRIHWVDGSEEENTRLTDELVAAGTLTRLNEKLFPKSFAAFSDPADVARVEEQTFICSENQRDAGFTNNWMAPAEMKEKLRGLFSGSMRGRTMYVIPFVMGHLDAEDPKFGVEITDSAYVVASMRIMATIGTAVLDKITATNAFFVPALHSLGAPLAPGEADVAWPCNPEKWIVHFPEERSIWSYGSGYGGNALLGKKCYALRIASVMARDEGWLAEHMLILKLTSPEKKNYYVSAAFPSACGKTNLALLDPTIDGWEVETLGDDITWMRIGKEGELRATNPEAGLFGVAPGTGWGTNPNAMRAIAKGHSIFTNVALTDDGGVWWEGMTDEVPAHLTDWQGNDWTPASDKPAAHPNSRFCTPISQVDMLAEEYYSPEGVEVSAILFGGRRKTTVPLVTQARNWTNGIFMGSTLSSETTAAAAGQVGVLRRDPMAMLPFIGYDAGDYLKHWISVSGKANPERLPHIFLVNWFRRTADGGFAWPGFGDNARVLKWAIERIEGKADAVETPIGFVPTGTALDLTGLDLTHAHVEDAVRVDREEWDAELASIEEWYAKFGDSLPDALRSELEALKERMSAH from the coding sequence ATGGGCGATCTGGCGCGACTGCCGCTGCTTGAGAAAGCACCCACCACTCATGCTGGACTGCTGGCATGGGTTGAAGAGGTTGCTGAACTGACCCAGCCGGACCGGATCCACTGGGTTGATGGTTCGGAAGAGGAGAACACCCGGCTCACGGACGAGCTCGTCGCCGCCGGCACCCTGACCCGGTTGAACGAGAAACTGTTCCCGAAGTCCTTCGCGGCGTTCTCGGATCCCGCCGACGTCGCCCGGGTCGAAGAGCAGACCTTCATCTGCTCCGAGAACCAACGCGATGCAGGCTTCACCAACAACTGGATGGCCCCGGCTGAGATGAAGGAGAAGCTGCGCGGCCTGTTCAGCGGCTCCATGCGCGGCCGCACGATGTACGTCATCCCGTTCGTTATGGGCCACCTCGACGCCGAGGACCCCAAGTTTGGCGTGGAGATCACGGACAGCGCCTACGTTGTTGCCTCCATGCGCATCATGGCCACGATCGGCACTGCCGTCCTGGACAAGATCACCGCCACCAACGCCTTCTTCGTCCCCGCCCTGCATTCCCTGGGAGCGCCCTTGGCCCCCGGCGAAGCCGACGTTGCGTGGCCGTGCAACCCCGAGAAGTGGATCGTGCACTTCCCGGAGGAGCGCTCCATCTGGTCATACGGATCCGGCTACGGCGGCAACGCCCTGCTGGGCAAGAAGTGCTACGCGCTGCGCATCGCGTCCGTGATGGCCCGCGACGAGGGCTGGCTCGCCGAGCACATGCTCATCCTCAAGCTGACGTCGCCGGAGAAGAAGAACTACTACGTCTCCGCGGCCTTCCCCTCCGCCTGCGGCAAGACCAACCTCGCCCTGCTGGACCCCACGATTGACGGCTGGGAAGTCGAAACCCTCGGTGACGACATCACCTGGATGCGGATCGGCAAGGAAGGCGAACTGCGCGCCACCAACCCGGAGGCCGGCCTGTTCGGCGTCGCCCCGGGCACCGGCTGGGGCACCAACCCCAACGCCATGCGCGCCATCGCCAAGGGACACAGCATCTTCACCAACGTCGCGCTCACCGACGACGGCGGCGTGTGGTGGGAAGGCATGACGGACGAAGTCCCGGCGCACCTGACCGACTGGCAGGGCAATGACTGGACCCCGGCGTCGGACAAGCCTGCCGCGCACCCGAACTCCCGCTTCTGCACCCCGATCTCGCAGGTCGACATGCTGGCCGAGGAGTACTACAGCCCCGAGGGCGTCGAGGTCTCCGCCATCCTCTTCGGCGGGCGGCGCAAGACCACCGTCCCCCTGGTGACCCAGGCCCGCAACTGGACGAATGGCATCTTCATGGGCTCGACCCTCTCCTCGGAGACCACGGCCGCCGCCGCCGGGCAGGTCGGCGTACTCCGCCGCGACCCGATGGCCATGCTGCCGTTCATCGGCTACGACGCCGGCGACTACCTGAAGCACTGGATCAGCGTCTCCGGCAAGGCCAACCCCGAGCGGCTGCCGCACATCTTCCTGGTGAACTGGTTCCGCCGCACGGCCGACGGCGGCTTCGCCTGGCCCGGCTTCGGCGACAACGCCCGTGTCCTCAAGTGGGCCATCGAGCGCATCGAGGGCAAGGCCGACGCCGTCGAGACCCCGATCGGCTTCGTCCCGACCGGCACCGCGCTGGACCTCACCGGCCTGGACCTGACCCACGCCCACGTCGAGGACGCCGTCCGCGTCGACCGCGAGGAATGGGACGCCGAGCTGGCCTCCATCGAAGAGTGGTACGCCAAGTTCGGCGACTCCCTGCCGGATGCGCTGCGCTCCGAGCTCGAGGCGCTGAAGGAACGGATGTCCGCGCACTAA
- a CDS encoding globin domain-containing protein, whose product MLSDKSFPVIEATLPLVGSRIGEITPKFYARLFGAHPELLDGLFSRSNQRSGDQQQALAGSIAAFASHLVSHPGTLPETVLARIAHRHASLGITEPQYQVVYEHLFAAIAEDLAEVITPEIAEAWTEVYWLMADALIKLEKGLYAAQANGKMWSPWRVAAKTPAGTGSMTFVLEPADDTPITPALPGQYVSVKVTLPDGLRQVRQYSLSGDAGTSRSFTTKLDDGGEVSPVLHNNVEVGDVLEISNPYGEITLKEDEGPVVLASAGIGCTPSASILRSLAATGSDRQVLVLHAESTLDSWALRSQMTDDVERLEGAELQLWLERPEAGAREGFMSLRDVDLPANASLYLCGPLPFMKNIRNEAINAGIPATKIHYEVFGPDIWLAN is encoded by the coding sequence ATGCTCTCGGACAAGTCCTTCCCCGTCATCGAGGCCACCCTGCCGCTGGTCGGTTCCCGGATCGGCGAAATCACCCCCAAGTTCTACGCCCGGCTCTTCGGCGCGCACCCCGAGCTGCTGGACGGGCTGTTCAGCCGCTCCAACCAGCGCTCCGGCGACCAGCAGCAGGCCCTGGCCGGAAGCATCGCCGCTTTCGCCAGCCACCTGGTGAGCCACCCGGGAACCCTGCCCGAGACCGTCCTGGCCCGCATCGCCCACCGGCACGCCTCGCTCGGCATCACCGAACCGCAGTACCAGGTGGTCTACGAGCACCTCTTCGCAGCCATCGCCGAGGACCTGGCCGAGGTCATCACCCCGGAAATCGCCGAGGCATGGACCGAGGTGTACTGGCTCATGGCCGATGCGCTGATCAAGCTTGAAAAGGGCCTCTACGCCGCCCAGGCCAACGGCAAGATGTGGAGCCCGTGGCGTGTCGCGGCCAAGACGCCCGCCGGCACCGGCTCCATGACCTTCGTACTGGAACCGGCCGACGACACCCCGATCACCCCGGCGCTGCCCGGCCAGTACGTCAGTGTCAAGGTCACCCTCCCTGACGGCCTGCGCCAGGTCCGCCAGTACTCACTCTCCGGCGACGCCGGCACGAGCCGCAGCTTCACCACCAAGCTCGACGACGGCGGCGAGGTCTCACCGGTGCTGCACAACAACGTTGAGGTCGGCGACGTCCTGGAGATCTCCAACCCCTACGGCGAAATCACGCTCAAGGAGGACGAGGGCCCCGTGGTGCTGGCCTCCGCCGGCATCGGCTGCACGCCGTCGGCGTCGATCCTGCGCTCCCTCGCGGCAACCGGCTCGGACCGCCAGGTGTTGGTCCTGCACGCGGAAAGCACCCTCGACAGCTGGGCCCTGCGCTCCCAGATGACGGACGACGTCGAACGCCTCGAGGGCGCCGAGCTGCAGCTCTGGCTCGAGCGTCCCGAGGCCGGTGCCAGGGAAGGCTTCATGTCGCTGCGCGACGTGGACCTGCCGGCCAATGCCTCGCTGTACCTCTGCGGCCCGCTGCCGTTCATGAAGAACATCCGCAACGAGGCCATCAACGCCGGCATCCCCGCCACCAAGATCCACTACGAGGTCTTCGGCCCGGACATCTGGCTCGCCAACTAA
- a CDS encoding Rrf2 family transcriptional regulator, producing the protein MKINAFADVSLRAMMVLAAAADGEPLTTQSIADAVGTPYNHVSKAMAKLRALGLIDVERGRNGGSRLNAAGRAATVGQLLRALDTRTDPADCVAAAGTCPLITECRLRGALGRAREAFYRELDDIVVASLPTTRQMNPVFQAIGLRPGL; encoded by the coding sequence ATGAAGATCAACGCCTTCGCGGACGTGAGCCTGCGCGCGATGATGGTGCTCGCGGCCGCGGCCGACGGTGAGCCGCTCACCACCCAGAGCATCGCCGATGCCGTCGGCACGCCCTACAACCACGTCAGCAAGGCGATGGCGAAGCTGCGGGCACTGGGCCTGATCGACGTCGAACGCGGCCGCAACGGCGGGTCCCGGCTCAACGCGGCGGGCCGCGCCGCCACCGTCGGACAGCTGCTGCGCGCCCTGGATACCCGGACCGACCCGGCCGACTGCGTCGCAGCCGCCGGCACCTGCCCCCTGATCACCGAGTGCCGGCTCCGCGGCGCGCTCGGCCGGGCCAGGGAGGCCTTCTACCGTGAGCTTGACGACATTGTCGTCGCCTCATTGCCCACCACGCGGCAGATGAACCCCGTCTTTCAGGCGATCGGCCTGCGTCCGGGCCTCTAG
- a CDS encoding phosphomannomutase/phosphoglucomutase has product MTSDQTKTFDLSASFKAYDVRGIVGDSITAEIVEAVGAAFVDVLGLAGQTVLVGGDMRPSSPEFSRAFANGAATRGANVQLLDLISTDELYYACGALNAAGATFTASHNPAEYNGIKMAKAGAVPISSETGLKEIQALAEDYLNAGAIPANGTRGLISVRDVLKDYSEYLRSLVDLRGSRPLKVVVDAGNGMAGMTTPAVLGDTLLPKLPLEIIPLYFELDGSFPNHPANPLEPENLRDLQAAVVEHGADIGLAFDGDADRCFVIDEKGEPVSPSAVTGMVARREIARAKSNGEDNPTIIHNLLTSRAVPELVANDGGRAVRTRVGHSFIKAVMAAEGAIFGGEHSAHFYFRDFWNADTGMLAAMHVLAALGEQDGPLSELGREYEPYRSSGEINSEIEDKAGAVERVRLDFHDEDVEVDYLDGSTFIAADGSYWFNLRPSNTEPFLRLNVEATDQATMERIRDRVLAVVRG; this is encoded by the coding sequence GTGACTAGCGACCAGACGAAGACTTTTGACCTCTCGGCTTCCTTCAAGGCCTACGACGTGCGCGGAATCGTGGGCGACTCCATCACGGCCGAAATTGTCGAGGCCGTGGGGGCTGCCTTCGTGGATGTCCTGGGCCTGGCCGGACAGACCGTGCTGGTCGGCGGCGATATGCGCCCCTCCTCCCCCGAGTTCAGCCGCGCCTTTGCCAACGGCGCAGCCACCCGCGGCGCCAACGTCCAGCTGCTGGACCTGATCTCCACCGATGAGCTGTACTACGCGTGCGGCGCCCTGAACGCCGCCGGAGCCACCTTCACCGCAAGCCACAACCCGGCCGAATACAACGGCATCAAGATGGCCAAGGCCGGCGCCGTTCCGATCTCCTCGGAAACCGGCTTGAAGGAAATCCAGGCCCTCGCGGAGGACTACCTCAACGCCGGGGCGATCCCCGCGAACGGCACCCGCGGCCTGATCAGCGTGCGCGACGTGCTCAAGGACTACTCCGAATACCTGCGCAGCCTCGTTGACCTCCGCGGGTCCCGTCCGCTCAAGGTCGTGGTCGACGCCGGCAACGGCATGGCAGGGATGACCACCCCGGCGGTGCTGGGGGACACGCTGCTGCCGAAGCTGCCGCTTGAGATCATTCCGCTCTACTTCGAGCTCGACGGATCCTTCCCGAACCACCCGGCCAACCCGCTGGAGCCGGAAAACCTCCGCGACCTGCAGGCCGCCGTCGTCGAGCACGGCGCGGACATCGGGCTGGCGTTCGACGGCGACGCCGACCGCTGCTTCGTGATCGACGAAAAGGGCGAGCCGGTCTCGCCGTCGGCCGTGACCGGCATGGTGGCCCGCCGCGAGATTGCCCGCGCCAAGTCCAATGGCGAAGACAACCCCACGATCATCCACAACCTGCTGACCTCGCGGGCGGTGCCCGAACTGGTGGCCAACGACGGCGGCCGCGCGGTCCGGACCCGGGTGGGCCACTCCTTCATCAAGGCCGTGATGGCTGCGGAGGGTGCGATCTTCGGCGGCGAGCACTCCGCGCACTTCTACTTCCGCGACTTCTGGAACGCGGACACCGGCATGCTGGCCGCCATGCACGTGCTGGCTGCCCTCGGCGAGCAGGACGGCCCGCTCTCTGAGCTCGGCCGCGAATACGAGCCCTACCGGTCCTCCGGCGAAATCAACTCGGAAATCGAAGACAAGGCGGGCGCCGTGGAGCGCGTCCGCCTGGACTTCCACGACGAGGACGTCGAGGTGGACTACCTCGACGGCAGCACCTTCATCGCGGCGGACGGAAGCTACTGGTTCAACCTGCGCCCGTCCAACACCGAGCCCTTCCTGCGCCTGAACGTCGAGGCCACGGACCAGGCGACCATGGAACGCATCCGCGACCGGGTCCTGGCCGTGGTCCGGGGCTGA
- a CDS encoding ATP-dependent DNA helicase RecQ: MANNQNAAILTAPDSAAASAAAGSGTREQAQAVLRELVGHAGAEFHDGQFEAIEALVDGGRRALVVQRTGWGKSAVYFVASLLLRRRGAGPTLIVSPLLALMRDQVAAAARAGVRAVAINSANQLEWDTVREQLAADEVDVLLVSPERLTNPSFRENQLPELVRRTGLLVIDEAHCISDWGHDFRPDYRRIADLITQLPDSVPVLATTATANSRVVHDIEEQLGEGVLTIRGALGRESLRLGVLRLPDSRERLGWLLTHLSDLPGSGIIYTLTVSAAEDTARLLAEAGHEVLAYTGRTDPADRERAEQLLKDNQVKALVATSALGMGFDKPDLGFVVHLGAPSSPVAYYQQVGRAGRGAANADVLLLPGSEDRDIWQYFATASMPSEEKAAAVLTALAEAGTAVSTVALEARVDLRRTPLELLLKVLAVDGAVERVGGGWRSTGRPWTYDAERYSRIAEARVDEQDSMVIYQDTAGCRMEYITSVLDDETARACGRCDNCAGRWFPADIAADATEAAGATLSRAGMVLEPRLQWPSGMDRLGVNVKGKIKPEEALANGRVLARLTDLGWGGALRETFAAGAPDRAVDPGMLRACVQVLREWGSGDARTPGWSGAGRPAAIISVPSRGKPELVESLARGISEIGRIPYLGQLQLAHGGPTGGRGGNSAYRLAGVWDRLVVGPELAAALEGIRGQSVMLVDDLVDSRWTVTVAGRALRLAGAGAVLPLVLGQAG, translated from the coding sequence ATGGCCAATAACCAGAACGCTGCAATCCTGACCGCCCCCGATTCCGCCGCCGCTAGCGCCGCTGCGGGGTCCGGAACGCGTGAGCAGGCCCAGGCGGTGCTGCGTGAGCTTGTGGGGCACGCCGGCGCAGAGTTCCATGACGGCCAGTTCGAGGCGATCGAGGCCCTCGTCGACGGCGGCCGGCGTGCCCTCGTTGTGCAGCGCACCGGCTGGGGGAAGTCGGCCGTGTACTTCGTCGCGTCCCTGCTGCTGCGCCGCCGCGGCGCAGGCCCCACCCTGATCGTGTCCCCGCTGCTGGCCCTGATGCGTGATCAGGTGGCGGCCGCGGCGCGGGCAGGGGTCCGGGCGGTGGCCATCAATTCGGCCAACCAGCTCGAATGGGACACCGTCCGTGAACAGCTCGCAGCGGACGAGGTGGACGTGCTCCTGGTGTCTCCCGAGCGGCTCACCAACCCGTCGTTCCGCGAAAACCAGCTCCCCGAACTGGTCCGCCGGACCGGGCTGCTGGTGATCGATGAAGCGCATTGCATCTCCGACTGGGGCCACGACTTCCGCCCCGACTACCGGCGGATCGCGGACCTGATCACCCAGCTGCCGGACAGCGTGCCGGTCCTGGCCACCACAGCCACCGCGAACTCCCGGGTGGTGCACGACATCGAGGAACAGCTCGGCGAGGGTGTGCTGACCATCCGCGGCGCCCTGGGCCGGGAGTCCCTGCGCCTGGGCGTGCTGCGGCTGCCGGACTCGCGGGAACGGCTGGGCTGGCTGCTCACCCACCTGTCCGACCTGCCCGGCAGCGGCATCATCTATACCCTTACCGTCTCCGCCGCCGAGGACACCGCCCGCCTGCTGGCCGAAGCCGGCCACGAGGTGCTTGCCTACACCGGCCGGACCGACCCCGCGGACCGCGAACGCGCTGAACAGCTGCTTAAGGACAACCAGGTCAAGGCGCTCGTGGCCACCTCCGCGCTTGGCATGGGCTTCGACAAGCCGGACCTTGGCTTTGTGGTGCACCTGGGCGCGCCTTCCTCCCCGGTGGCGTACTACCAGCAGGTCGGCCGTGCCGGCCGCGGCGCCGCCAACGCCGACGTGCTGCTCCTGCCCGGTTCCGAGGACCGGGATATCTGGCAGTACTTCGCCACCGCGTCCATGCCCTCGGAAGAAAAGGCCGCCGCTGTGCTGACCGCCCTCGCCGAGGCGGGGACGGCCGTGTCCACCGTGGCGCTGGAGGCTCGGGTGGACCTGCGTCGGACCCCGCTGGAACTCCTGCTCAAAGTGCTGGCCGTCGACGGCGCCGTCGAACGCGTGGGCGGCGGGTGGCGCTCCACCGGGCGGCCGTGGACCTACGACGCCGAACGGTACAGCCGGATCGCCGAGGCCCGGGTTGACGAGCAGGATTCCATGGTGATCTACCAGGACACTGCGGGCTGCCGGATGGAGTACATCACCTCGGTCCTCGACGACGAGACGGCCCGGGCCTGCGGCCGCTGCGATAATTGCGCCGGCCGGTGGTTCCCGGCCGACATCGCCGCGGACGCCACGGAGGCGGCGGGCGCGACCCTCAGCCGTGCCGGAATGGTGCTGGAACCGCGGCTGCAGTGGCCCAGCGGCATGGACCGCCTGGGCGTGAACGTGAAGGGCAAGATCAAGCCGGAGGAGGCCCTGGCCAACGGCCGGGTGCTGGCCCGGCTGACAGACCTGGGCTGGGGCGGGGCGCTGCGCGAAACGTTCGCCGCCGGCGCCCCCGACCGGGCCGTCGACCCGGGAATGCTGCGTGCCTGTGTTCAGGTCCTGCGCGAATGGGGCAGCGGCGACGCGCGCACCCCCGGCTGGAGCGGCGCGGGTCGCCCGGCGGCGATCATCAGCGTTCCGTCCCGCGGCAAGCCGGAACTGGTGGAGTCGCTGGCGCGCGGCATCTCCGAGATTGGTCGCATCCCCTACTTGGGCCAGCTGCAGCTCGCCCACGGCGGTCCGACCGGTGGCCGCGGCGGAAACAGCGCCTACCGGCTTGCGGGCGTGTGGGACCGGCTCGTCGTGGGACCCGAGCTGGCCGCCGCGCTGGAGGGCATCCGGGGCCAGAGTGTCATGCTGGTGGACGACCTCGTGGACAGCCGCTGGACCGTGACCGTGGCCGGGCGGGCCCTCCGGCTCGCCGGCGCCGGCGCCGTGCTGCCGCTCGTGCTCGGCCAGGCCGGCTAG
- a CDS encoding NAD(P)/FAD-dependent oxidoreductase: MSTNHTYDAIIVGGGHNGLAAAAYLSRAGRKVLLLEKLGHSGGAAVSAQAFDGVGARLSRYSYLVSLLPQQIIDDLGLRITLARRRYSSYTPDPADPGRALLVDNEDAATTAASFAAVGASEDEFGAFNDFYAGCGKLTQALWPTMTSPLPTRSAARQLALAAGAGEAWEAMIEQPIGHAITRALRHDLVRGVVLTDALIGTFARADDADLQQNICFLYHLIGGGTGDWDVPVGGMGAVSGELERSAREAGATLLVSAEVTSVQPGGVVGYRHDGADHTAAAPWVLSNVAPVVLDRLRNAAADGSGADGSGAGAGGSGAGSAPSPAMPPRATVNPNHLREGAQVKVNLLLKRLPRLLDGSVSPEAAFGGTFHINETWSQLDGAYLRAAAGNVPEPLPCEIYCHSLTDPSILSPELQAAGAQTLTVFGLHVPDRLINAQNNEDRRAELQAAVLRSLNSVLAEPVEELLLTDSNGRPCIETKTTLDIERAVGMPRGNIFHGGLDWPFVEDGAPLDTPAQRWGVATDDPQLLLCGSGARRGGAVSAIGGHNAAMAVLEAEQPPGE; this comes from the coding sequence ATGTCGACCAACCACACGTATGACGCGATCATTGTCGGCGGCGGCCACAACGGCCTGGCCGCGGCAGCGTACCTGTCCAGGGCGGGCCGGAAGGTCCTGCTGTTGGAAAAGCTCGGCCACTCCGGAGGCGCCGCGGTGTCCGCGCAGGCGTTCGACGGCGTCGGGGCCCGGCTCTCGCGCTATTCCTACCTCGTGAGCCTGCTGCCCCAGCAGATCATCGACGACCTCGGCCTGCGCATCACCCTGGCGCGGCGGCGGTACTCCTCGTACACCCCGGACCCCGCCGACCCCGGCCGGGCACTGCTGGTCGACAACGAGGACGCCGCGACCACAGCTGCCTCCTTCGCGGCTGTCGGGGCCTCCGAGGACGAGTTCGGTGCGTTCAACGACTTTTACGCCGGCTGCGGAAAGCTCACCCAGGCCCTCTGGCCCACAATGACCTCCCCGCTGCCCACCCGGTCAGCGGCACGGCAGCTGGCCCTGGCGGCCGGCGCCGGGGAAGCATGGGAAGCCATGATTGAGCAGCCGATCGGGCACGCCATCACCCGGGCGCTGCGGCACGACCTGGTCCGCGGAGTCGTGCTGACAGACGCACTGATCGGCACCTTCGCCCGCGCCGACGACGCCGACCTCCAGCAAAACATCTGCTTCCTGTACCACCTGATCGGCGGCGGGACGGGCGACTGGGACGTACCCGTGGGCGGAATGGGAGCGGTGTCCGGGGAACTGGAACGGTCCGCCCGCGAAGCCGGGGCGACCCTCCTGGTGTCCGCCGAGGTCACCTCGGTGCAGCCGGGCGGCGTCGTGGGCTACCGGCACGACGGCGCAGACCACACCGCCGCCGCCCCGTGGGTTCTCTCCAACGTGGCACCCGTGGTGCTGGACCGGCTGCGCAACGCCGCGGCGGACGGGTCTGGTGCGGACGGGTCTGGTGCGGGGGCGGGCGGGTCTGGTGCGGGCTCCGCGCCGTCACCCGCCATGCCCCCGCGCGCCACAGTGAACCCGAACCACCTCCGCGAGGGCGCCCAGGTCAAGGTGAACCTGCTGCTCAAACGTCTGCCCCGGTTGCTGGACGGGTCCGTGAGCCCGGAAGCTGCCTTCGGCGGCACGTTCCACATCAATGAGACGTGGTCCCAGCTGGATGGCGCGTACCTTCGCGCCGCGGCCGGGAACGTCCCGGAACCCCTGCCGTGCGAAATCTACTGCCACTCGCTGACGGATCCCAGCATCCTGTCACCTGAACTGCAGGCCGCCGGCGCGCAGACCCTCACGGTGTTCGGCCTGCATGTCCCTGACCGGCTGATCAACGCCCAGAACAATGAGGACCGGCGCGCCGAGCTGCAGGCGGCCGTGCTGCGGTCCCTCAACAGCGTGCTCGCCGAGCCGGTCGAGGAGCTGCTGCTAACGGACTCGAACGGCCGGCCATGCATCGAAACCAAGACCACGCTGGACATCGAACGCGCCGTCGGGATGCCCCGGGGAAATATTTTCCACGGCGGCCTCGATTGGCCCTTTGTGGAGGACGGCGCGCCCCTGGACACCCCGGCGCAGCGCTGGGGTGTCGCCACCGACGATCCGCAGCTCCTGTTGTGCGGCTCGGGTGCACGCCGCGGCGGCGCCGTCAGCGCAATCGGCGGCCACAACGCGGCCATGGCCGTGCTGGAAGCGGAACAGCCGCCCGGGGAGTGA